The following nucleotide sequence is from Corylus avellana chromosome ca7, CavTom2PMs-1.0.
TAGCTTACTTTGAGGACTGGCGCAatggctctttttttttttttttttttttttgttccactATTGATTCATAGAAtgatacaatttgtcaatttatAAGATCACTCCATTTGAGATTCATGGAGATTGTTTCAGACATACAAACACACATAGAGAcatttatgtatatatgtgaAAACAAATGGGAAATTGTGTGTAGGAGTCccacaatctctctctctttaggCTTTGCTTTGGGTTAAGCCTATGCCTCCACCTGGGTATTGAAGTCTTCAATTTTTCATTACATGGGTCCAAAAATGTTGTTGATCTGAAACCCAAGTTCTTATGAGGTTTATTCATTTCTTCTAGtcgggttttttattttttattttattttattttatatatgtttcaaaatataataaaaaataaaaaattattaggatTCCAGTGTTATCTATGAACCCTACAGGGGAGAACATAACTATAGTTGTTTGCTAAGGTAGCCGTTAATTATCCGAgtctaaattattttaattgtttcaaatttttttattattttaattttcttttttgagtcTTTTTCTCCTAGCGCTCTATATATATTGCAAAGTTGGCTGGTTTTATGGTAGACTATTAACTCGACATGGTAAGAAATTCCCAGGTTTCCAACTTTTAGTTACTCTTTCTATTTGTCAATACTTCAGCAATGATAGTCTTTTGGGTTCTTAGCTGTTGAAATCTGATAGTACTTGCAAAGAAGGGTACATTTCTTGTGTATaagttatttttagttttacctGCAAGGGTTAGCTTGAATGGTTACTCGTTTGGTGTAAATACGACGAGCTCAGCTGTTCGAGTCTCCTCAATTACCCAATACACGGTTGTTACGGGCGAGATTGTGTATCCAGGGTTTATCCAACAACGATGGGTCTCAAAGGGGCCCTGCCTTGAAGGGGTtcctcatcatttttttttttaaaaaaaaggttctttttagtttcaaaattatttcgcgttcatttaatttttgctaatttttaaatacattgTGGATGTGGTTTGAATTTGGGCCGGGGGATCACAGTGATAGTGAATTGGTTAGGGTTTTTACTGATATTTTAATTCTATCATGCATGTGGAGTCTACCAGAAGAATTGCAATTGAAGAAAGTATGTCTCACTTACCAACTGGAAAAGCCACATGGACACCTGCCTTCCACAAAATATTTCTTGATTTATGTATTGAACAAACATTAAAGGGTAATAAGCCTGGGACGCATTTTACTAAGGAGGGTTGGAGGAATATCGTCGAATCATTTTATGAAAAGACTGGTTCGATGTATGATAAGAAACAAATGAAGAATCACTGGTCATTAACCAAGGAACAATGGAAAGTCTGGATTAAGCTGATCGGTGATAGTAGTATGAAATGGGATCCAGAAACCAAGCTATTGGGTGCTAGCAACGAAGACTGGACCAACTATATAAAGGTAGGATTACTCACTTCACAGTGTGTAATGGTATATTAGTACAGACTGCTGAATGTTCTTGACGTATTCCAGATTTGTGATAACATAGTGGTTTTGTCATAGGCAAACCCAGAAGCTGCACAATTTCGATATAAGGAACTCCAGTTTACTGACAAATTGGAAATTGTTTTTGATGGAACAATAAATGCTGGAGACATTGAAGCTTCGTCTAGGCGTAAGAGGCAGAATGGTAGTTTGACCTCCTCGCTTTTGCGCAGGAAAGAGCAAATAATAATGACACCAGATTGGAAGAATGAGCATCTATGTGATGATGAAACGAGGAGTGCTCTTATGGTTCAGTCTACTCAGGGCACAACAATTGCAAGTGAACAAAGTATGTCTAGCTCATCCCCTCGAAGGGCAAAAGCCATTTGGACGCCTGCCACCCACAAAATATTCATTGATCTATGTCTAGAACAGACATTAAAGGGGAATAAACCAGGAACACATTTTACTAAGCAGGGTTGGAGCAACATTGTTGaatcatttcagaaaaaaaCTGGTCTGGATTATGAAAGATTACAACTAAAGAATCATTGGGATATTACTAAGGAACACTGGAAAGTCTGGTCTAAGCTAATTGGCACTAGTAGTATGAAGTGGGATCCTAACACCAACCAATTTGGTGCAAGTGAAGAAGACTGGGAAAATTATTTACAGGTTTGCTTAATGAATGAACTATAGCtgtttctatttaatttaaaaacttagGGAGGATCTGCATGAATTTTAGATTGATTGTTGCAGGCAAACCCAGAAGCCGCACAATTCCGCTTTAGGGAACTTGAGCTTGCTGACAAACTGGAGACCATCTTTGATGCAATGACAGTTATTGGAGAGTTCGAACCTGCTAGTCAGCGTAGGAAGTATAATGATGCTTTGACAACATCTTGGTTACATTACAAAGAACCAGCTATACCGAAGCCAGATGAGAAAACTGAGCCACTCTATGATGCTGTTGAATCAAGAGATGCTGTAATGATTCAGAGAAGTGCTCAAAGAGTTCCATCTACACAGGGCAAACTCAGTTACAGCATTGGGGAGTGCATCGACTGTCTTGATGGGATGGAGGAAATTGAACAAGGAAGTGACCTCTACTTGTTTGCCTTGGACATATTCCTGAAGAAGGAATACAGGgaagtttttcttcaacttaaGAAACCTAGTGTAAGGATTGCATGGTTGCAGCGCTTGCAATCACTTGGTCCACCTTTGTAATACcatgctttttcctttttctttggtgcGGATAATAGGTAGTTTTTGGATATGAGTAGCAATTATAAAGTGGTTGTTCTGTACAGTCAAATGGTGGAAGATTTGTATTTTATGTGCTTACACATTGAATTATGTAGTGGTCTTTCTATATGAGcatttaatcattaattgtaTGCTTACTGTAATTTTTATCTAATCGGCTGAAAGCTAGCATGATTTGCACTTTTCACTTCATAATAGCTGCACGGTATATAAAGCTGGATTCCCAAGGCTTCTTGAATAAAAGAATATTTGTCCTTAAAAGAACgtaattttttatatgcatttttaaaaaatgtatataagaATCACAtgttctattaaaaatgcatgtagaAATCATATGTTTTGAAGATAGATGAAAGTTTAACAAGTTCTTCAacttagtttgaaggaaaactgtCCTTTTGTGAATGCCATTGCCCTCTTCCACTCTGTTCTTTCATGCACAAAACCTCTCCCCAACTTGATAGCCCTGCCATTTATTCTCATTCTCACGTACTGCTAATTGTTgcaagcagcagcagcagcaagaTTTTGGTTGAATTCTTCATTAATTTCTAAGCGAACTCACATAAGACATAAACTTAATGAACAGTAATAATCATAAAGTAAAAATCTGATGTGGCTGAACAGAGTTTACAATCTAAGACTCTCAAAGGATTAATACAAGAACAAAAATCCGACAGTTCCACCTTTGAACATGATCTATTCTGGAACAGATTTCCCAATTTGACGctccaaattgtaatatatAGCATTCGGAAGCTTAAAAATACGCTTTCCTAAATATGGGCCTGTTAAAGCATCCATGTGGCTGCTTATCACACCTGCTATATGGAAGCCAGATTTCTGCATCACTGCCCTTCGTCTGGAAAAGTATTCACAGCTATCCATATGCACTTCATCATCCGATCTGCATCAGCGCCAACTAGTTAAACCGACGGCATTGGTGGCATCAAATATGAAATGCAGTTTCAAGGTACCATACGCCCAACTAAGCAAAAAGAAATAGACAATCACCTAACAGACTTGGAAGATATTTTATTGGCATGCTTCATTGGAGATTTATATGTAGCTACTAAGTTATGGGCAGGGCACAAAATTTCTCTCGTCTCATAAATAGTTTGATACCATCGAAAAATTCAACCAGTAAGTTTCGAGAAATATTTCGTATGAGAGAACAATATTCAAAAATGCTCACTGGGTAATCTCAATTGCTTTCTCCATCACAACAGTCCTGATAATGAAACATTCAAACCCCTCCCTCCTCTCTTTTGCAATATCAACTCCTCAAAAACAATTCATAATGTACCACAACATTATGTAGAAATAAATAGCCTTGCATGTAGTCTATGACATCGATTTGCATATGGAAGACTACAACCGCAATTACCagattataataaaaattaaagacaaaGAAGCCTTGAACTTTTTCTGCTAAAAACCTGATAATTAGCAATTTGACCTAAAGAGTTTAAAGAAATGAACATAATAACAATACCTCATAATCAATGAAGTCCAACCACTATATCCTGCAGAAAGAAGATGCCCTACAGTGGCATTCTGTTGTCTCTGAGACTTTCTTGATAACAAAATTAAAGGCCACCCACTAGCTTGAAGTTTCATGTATAATCTAAAGATAAGCAGGTGCTTCAGATGCTTAGCCTCTTCAATACAATCACTACAACTGAACTGATCAAATCTGTACCAAACAGAAACATTTTAGTCTCAAGTCAAATATAACAACATAGATCGAGATTGGAAAGGCATTAGATATGAATTTTCTACAATAGGAGTTAAATCAATATCAGATATAACGAAATTTCTGAATTTGAACACTAGAGCAACATTTCTAGGTTAAGAGACCCATAGAAATAACCATTTCTTCCTGCCTTGTGGCGGAGGGCTTAAGTGCAGATTTTAATTTCAAGATATAAAACGAGGGTGGCAAACGGAGCTGGTAGCAcatgaaaatttaaaacaagGTAAGTTGCTTTGCTATTCCATTTTCCAGAGTATATGTCCTCCCTTAAAAAACATTAGCAATAGCACAAAGAACCATTGCAATCAAGGGAAAAAGACAAAGAGGGGcacttattaagaaatatatataaaaaagaaaataaaataaaaagagggcATTAAATGGGAAGAAGCGAGGGGAAATAAGCAAAGAAATGGCAGAACTTCGGTTTCAAATGTTCAGTAATTGTAATAGACAAAAGATGTTCATTTTCTTTAGGAGACTTGTGACTGACTTGAACGGGCACTTTAGGACAACCAACTTAACTGTACATGAGGACAATAACATGTTAAAGAACTCTAAGTGGAGTTAAAGATCCAACATGTGAACACCAATCAAAACCTGACATGAAATCGGGAAAATACATAACAGAAGACGtgaaatattaaaagaaaattacctGTGCATTAATGGATTGATATGGTGAAGATTTGAGGAAAGAATGTCATCTATGTCAATTAATACAACATCCAGAACATTGTTTAGCGGCATAATGCTACTGAAATAGTTCTCAACCACCAGCATAGTAGCATTTAAATCTCTCGCATATTGACCTACTCTAATATACTGGCTAGCAAAATCCCTGCAAATTGAAGGGAATTCATCTGCTTCCAAGCTGTTGAGCTCTGCATACAGAGCAAAAATCTTGCAATCATTGTAATCATCACTTGGTTTCTGAATTTCAACAACTCCTGAACTCTTACTTTGGCAAGATTGCAACATTACTGTTAATGCAATCAGCAAAGTGATTAATAAAACCCCAACAGTTACAAGGCCAGCAATGAAGATTGTTGCAGCAAAAGATGTCATGTAGAACCCTGACTCCATCACATAACGACTTCCCATCTCCGTGCCTAAGGAAAATGAATGGGATTGGAAGTTTATCAAAATTAAGCCCAAAATATTAGTAAAAACATAATTTAGCCTCAATTATAACATGTCAAATAGTCTAACAATTGCAGGCTATTTTTGAATCAGCGCAAGAAGCTCATTATCCAACTTCACATTGATGGTTCATCAGTTTCATACAAATTTCAACtttgaaaacaaatttaaagagaGCTTAAGGTCTTAGGTCCATGGTGAGAACACTCTGAAAAGAAATGACAAGCAAGAGAAGGTATCACATACCGGAATTTTCTCTATTGGAGAGACTCCGCGCGGAGTACTCCCGCTCCATTTGATGGCCATATGCAGACATGGTTTCTAACTCAATCAGCAATCATTGGCCACAATTAGTATGCACAGAAAATTCTTTCGATCCCTTCTGGAAGATAGAAGGCCACCTGTAATCACAAAAATCAAACTCAGTCAAGCACCAGCCTCATTTGAGCGATACAGTCATAAATATGGAGGAATAAGTACTCTTATAACTTAAACATTAACATCTGAACGAAAACATAACTTACAATCAGCTTCATTTACCATGCTAAGAGCTATTATATTATTACCCCATCTCAATTTCTTTGACTATAACATTTATAccagaaaacaaagagaatttTTTCCATCTCAAAATAGATGATATGATTTCAAATGAcacaattattaaaataaataaataaatataatgatcatcctaaaattttgataagtatattatttaaaaaataataataataattagaataatattGAAAAATCGAAAAAGTATGAACTTCTATTTTTGTTAAGTTTCATATATTCAGAGACATCATAAACGTTATCATCCGAGTGATTAAGTAGAAATTGTTATAGACCTTCTCATCCTACGCGGCTAAAATAATACAGAGACCAATTGCAAtgagccaaaaagaaaaaaaaaaaaaaaaaatatatatatatatatcaattttctaacaaaattataCTTTCTCAGATCTCTACCTTATTCAATATAGGCCCAGCAGTCTAATTTCCAGCACCCAACCAGAGAAAATACATTGAACTTGACCATTTTTAACCACGTGATCATCCATCACAatacaaacaacataaaatcaTGAACTGGGTCCCTAAGACACTGAGCTGATCATGTCATCGCATTggtcaaaagaaaataaaaaactgagATAAACccacttcttttcttctccagCAAAGTTTGTTCCAACAAAACTCCATAAGTCACTGAGTAAAACAGACACTAGAAGCTAACCAATCAATCAAAACTAAAGCGAGAGAGTACCGGAGAGAGACATTGATGAAGAGGTGATTTCTGGAAGAGGGCAGACGATAAGAAGAAGTAAGCACTAGAAAACTCCAGGACAGATATTTCACcattatctctctctccctctgtcgGTCTCTCTCAGGAACGAAGCTTCCTtttcaggatttttttttttttttttccattattgATTGAGAGGTGCCTGAAAATGCTTTTCAAACTTGTTGATGATGCGGACATGAACGGTCCAGATTAAAACAATTGCATCCAGTGTAAAATATACAGGATCGCGATCCCGATCCTATCACGATGTCTGTAGTGGGGACTCCTTACGAAAATGATGTATAGCTAACCGAGATTCCGATTTTCAATTTTCCGATCCTAttgcctctttctttttttttttttctttttttttgacctaCAATCCCTCTACGTCAAATTGTCTAAATTATATACAACTTAAGTTTACAAGGTCAATTGTTCATAATCTCCTATTTGTGATCCTAAAATTCCACATTTTAAGTGTTGAAGTAAAACTATGGCTCGAATGGTTTTCGTTCGTTTAAATCCCTCTTAGGCAGTTCCTGCGGGTTGGTGTTACTATAGTCATACCCCAGATAGAATAGCTACAATTAATCTCTccttctaacttttttttattaaaaaaaaaaaaactttaatggcaccttttttttttttttcccttctttttttgaCCACCAGTCCACCCTTTACTTAACGGGTTTGTGATTTGATTATGGACTTTCTTTTGGACTCAATCTATCAGCAAACTGACCTTATGTCTTTTTCCTAAACCTTTCAAAATTAAAGTAACCAAAATCAAGCTTATGGATCAAGTTACGTTAGTTTACACCAAACAAATCCATTTGGACAACAAAAGGTTTGCTCAGTGGAACAGGTTCGGATTTAAATTTTACATCTAACAATATagtcatatcatttaaaatgattaaaaatcgGATGTTATTCCAGGCTGTCTCATTTGGGAATATGATTTTCAAAGTTGGCAGTGTAATTATGTTAAGAAAACGTATAGGATTTCTCAGCACTACTTTATAATTCAATATTCAGAATCTTGGTTTTGTCCCCTTCCCGAAAAATTAGCATTCAGACTACAGTAATCAAGAACCTACACtattttataatgaaaaataattggtGTTTCTCTATATTTCACCCAtcttatcttacaaatcaaccatttaATTTTTGGAGGGGGGAGAGAACTAATATCACCGGCGTGAGAAAGATTATGATTATATTTGGATCAAAATTGCCTACAAAATTTCGACCCACTTAGCCATTCAAACACATGAGAAACAATCAATTCAGTTACAGTTGCCCATTCTTTTATCAGGAGacaaattattcttttcctcattTCCGACAAAATTAACATTTCCAATAAATCACGTTTTACCTGATCATTGATTGATTTATGGGGCACTGAAGATTCGTCCAGTAGTGCAACAATGCCCTGTAGTAAACCATTAAATACCTTGTTGAGCTCATTCAACTATTAGTTTTCAAAGACCACCACGCCATTCACCAAATTCACAGCTATGTCTACAGTCCTGGCCAATTCAACGGCTGCCCCAACATAGCTATGTGGTGTTAATTTCAACAGATTGGTCTTTGCTTCTTCAGGTAAATCCAAGCCCTTGATAAACTCTGTTATACTTTCTTTAGTAACTGCTCTTCCTCTTGTTAGCTCCTTTAGCTTCTCATATGGTTCAGGAACACCATATCTTCGCATAACCTATATTCAAGTTAGCAAATGGTGTGTTATTACGTAGCATATTTGGGAGGAAACAGATAAAAGAAGAAACGGTACTGAGAGAATGGGAGAAACATCATAACCAGGTAGATCAAGAACAAAATGAATCAAGCTGAACATGTTATCTTCTTTCCTGAGGAGAAACTCAACCCCACATGATTGCTAACACATAAACTTATACAAATGCTACATGCCACAGAACATCGAAATGCACTCATGTTTCTGGCATTAGCTAATAGGATGATGTAAGCAGTAAGTACAactcaaatcatatatatatatatgatgatgatgatgatgatgaaaaaGAACATAAACAATACATACAGTCTGTATTGGTTCAGCAAGCACCTCCCATGACTGGTTCAAGTCCTCACTCAAGTGAGCTTCATTGACCTAGAGCTCAAAACAAACTCCATCAGGcaacaaataaaaagagaaacgCCTATTGAATTTGATAAATGTACTACCATCAGAGATCAACAGCATTGAATCAATacatgaaataatattttgatagatAAGCAACCTCTATCTATCACTTAATTACTTCTGCACCATGTAAACATAATCATGCACCTTCCAGAATACATGCAGCACAATTCTGTATTATATTGCATACCTGAAGCTTTGTTATCCCCTGTAGTGTGCTTTTGTAGGCAAGAATTGAATGCCCTAATCCTACACCCATGTTCCTCAGAACAGTCGAATCAGTCAAGTCACGCTGCAACAACACATAACAAGAAATCTATTTACTAGACTGCCACACTCTATAATCCATACAAGAGTAAAATAAATTGCAACAGCTAGCTAAAGGCTGCTCCCCGAGGCTTAGTTGAATTAGTGAGCACAAGCCAATTTTAATAGCAACTAGTAATACACAGGCAATATCTATGGATGCTTGTACTACACAGCCTCTTAATGTTACTCGGAGACTCAAAATACCATAGCGACTAGGAAGAATACCTAGAGTATGGACAATGATGCAAGGAATAAAGGAAAGGTTAAATTGGAAACTGGAGCAGGTCTTACCTGCCAACGTGAAATAGGTAACTTCATGCTTAGATGAGAAAGACCTCCATTAGCAACACCAAGATTACCTTCActgttttcaaaatcaatagGGTTCACTTTGTGAGGCATAGTTGAAGACCCAATCTCACCAGCCTTAGTTATCTgctcaaaatttcaaaaatgaaatagGTCACTATTCCTGTACGAGGGGTGAGCTTACATTCAATATTACCATTCATAACAGGTGCTCACCTGCTTAAAGTAACCCAAAGATATATAGCCCCATGCATCCCTATCAAAGTCAGTCAATATATTATTGAACTGAATGATTGCATGAAAAAGTTTTGCCATATAGTCATGGGTTTCTATCTGCAAAACAAGCAGTGTAATTCAATCagaagaataaaagaataaccATTCATGATTATATGCCATCCATTTAATGTCCATTCAAAAGCTTTTCTATATAGTCATGGTCCACGAGATACCCCATTCACTGTGAGAAGAGAATTTTTCTATAAGCAGTTAGAAGGTTTATATTATGAATCCATAAgtttatttcattctctatgaactttcatatttgagGACTAATGCTGACATAGTATATCAGCCAATTAGTAAACATGTTTACTGGAGGCATTAAAATGTAACACTCATTCTTCTACTTAGCAATTTTTATTCATGAATGGATTATATTATTCAAGAATGTAAAATGTATAGAATTAACCCAAAAAAGTTTTTACTACGAAGAAAAAAACAAGTGCAAGAAAGATACCTGAGTAACATAGGGATTAAAACTCAGTCCAAGTGATTTTACAAAATCTTCAGCAATTTGAGGCCACTTAACATCAGGATATGCAACAAGATGTGCATTGTAATTACCAACTGCACCAGCAAACTTCCCCATTATCTCAACCTGAGAAATTTCTCGCCTTTCTCTGCTTAACCTGACGGCAAAAACTGCCATTTCCTTCCCCAAAGTCGTTGGTGAAGCTGGCTAAGGAAGACAAAGATAATAGATTATCTATCTATGAGTATTTAAGAGTTAATTTTAGATAATATGAGGTATacatgattaaaaataaaaacttcagGTTCAAACATCGAGATGCTGATTCTATCACATCATGTTGTTCAAACAAAACTTCAATCACCATCTTTAATATAGCAAGAGTGGAAGTCTCTGAaagattttgagaaatgataataCAGAGACATACATTTTAAATAAACTTCAGAGTTCAAACATCTAGGCATGGGTCAATGTTGCAGACTCTCGAAGATTAATAACATGGTATTGCATAAATGGCTAATTATATGCAAGATATAGCATATCACCTGCCCATGAGTGCGAGAAAGCATTGGAATGTGAGCATTATCTTTAGCAATGTTACATATTGCCTTAATCAGTTCATCCATGACAGGGAATATGGCAGAGTTCATTGCTTCTTTAAGCATCAATGCATGGGCAAGATTATTGATGTCTTCCGATGTGCaagcaaaatgaaaaaactCAAGCACCTGCAATGAGAAAGAGAATGGTTAGTTGGTCCTAAAGCTTCAAAATGAAATCTATAAAAATTGATGACTCCATATAGAAAGCAGCAGGTAGTCTCAGTATCTGAAGGAACAATAAAAGTGAGTCCCCACCTTAGCTACCTCCGGATGCAATTGGCATTTCTTTTTCAAGAAGTATTCCACTGCTTTTACATCATGATTTGTCACTTTTTCAATATTCTTAATTTCCAAGGCATCATTCATGCTAAAGCCATCAACCAGTCCTTGCAAATATGACTGAGCTTCTTCACTGAAGCTTGGAACCTCTGTGACTTCAGGAATTTGTGAAAGCTTTAGCAACCATTTGATCTGACAGAGAGCATCTAAATTAAAGATAAACCCtttaaagtattaaaaaagTCCCACAGagaacaaaataattataatgtaaATGACTGGCATACCATGAGAATGTACATAGATAAACCAAACTTGaaagattatatatttatttatttggcgACAAGGAGTATAACTCCAAAATTCAGCACTGGTAGTTATTATGGAAATTACCAATAATAGAAAGAGGTGATCAAGTTGGACGCCATGATTTGGGTAACTTACTAATCTATCACCCCAGAATCTTGATCACAAACTAGCAAACCCAATACACAATAGTCTTAAGGAGTCATCTCCATTATTGGCAGTATGCCATCACCATCATAGTTCATAGACCACTAGACATGGCATCACATTTACTCAAGCAGTTTATGACCGGTTAGTTCCTTGTACACAaggtagaattttttttagtagtagAAAAAATAATGCACAAGGGAGATATTAGTATTGTTAAGCCCTGCATAAGGCACAGCGCTTTGATTCTTCAACAGCAAAGAAGCACTTTCAAAGCTTACTACTTTAACTTCCACCCATGAGCTTAGTGACACAAGTAAGACTAGTAGAAGAGGCAAATATGGGATACATGTTAAAACTTACCAATGATGCTGTCTAATGCCCAACACCTTCTTCAGAGAAAAAGGAATATCCTAATCTTTGGAAAGCAGGCACATGTAGTTTCTAGTGGCTCAATGCCCAATTGAATTCGTTCGAATCACGCATTCCCCTTCCCCTAGGGGATAAAaaacttacttatcaaaaaacaaatgcCCAACTGAACCACAACTTACTAACCTGCATGGTAAACCATGCCAGTCAGCTCTAAACTCAATTTAGTTCATGAAACTCCCTCTAGTTTTTGGTTCAATTGAATCCTTTAACCAAGTTATAACTCAACTAGGTCAACTGCTTTTTATGATTTCACTCCACATTCATCTTCATAAAATCTCAGCATCAAGCCTCTCAAAGAACTTTCAGAACGTAATGTTGCCTAGATGATATAAGCAAGACAAAAGCATATTTTTAATCCATTACTCTTAGAATGTAATTGAGCATTAACACAACTGTTTTCATttcctttaaaatattttgagcaAAACTTTCCATCAATAATGGCAGATCAGTTTCCAAAAGACTTATCCTTCCCCTTGATTAttcacacacaaaaataaataattttttgtcatttccaACAATATGATGCTGCCCATAAGAGTTTTAGATCAGAAGAGCACCTCAACTAAGACGCGGAAGTAGATTAGACCATACTCGCTCATATAAGGAGCTAAGTCCTTAACTTTACTCCAATAACGACCATCCAACGGTGACAAAGCCGTTAAACCTGAAAGCTCAAATTCATTTCCAGACATCTTC
It contains:
- the LOC132186154 gene encoding L10-interacting MYB domain-containing protein isoform X2, whose translation is MSHLPTGKATWTPAFHKIFLDLCIEQTLKGNKPGTHFTKEGWRNIVESFYEKTGSMYDKKQMKNHWSLTKEQWKVWIKLIGDSSMKWDPETKLLGASNEDWTNYIKANPEAAQFRYKELQFTDKLEIVFDGTINAGDIEASSRRKRQNGSLTSSLLRRKEQIIMTPDWKNEHLCDDETRSALMVQSTQGTTIASEQSMSSSSPRRAKAIWTPATHKIFIDLCLEQTLKGNKPGTHFTKQGWSNIVESFQKKTGLDYERLQLKNHWDITKEHWKVWSKLIGTSSMKWDPNTNQFGASEEDWENYLQANPEAAQFRFRELELADKLETIFDAMTVIGEFEPASQRRKYNDALTTSWLHYKEPAIPKPDEKTEPLYDAVESRDAVMIQRSAQRVPSTQGKLSYSIGECIDCLDGMEEIEQGSDLYLFALDIFLKKEYREVFLQLKKPSVRIAWLQRLQSLGPPL
- the LOC132186154 gene encoding L10-interacting MYB domain-containing protein isoform X1, with the protein product MQSTRRIAIEESMSHLPTGKATWTPAFHKIFLDLCIEQTLKGNKPGTHFTKEGWRNIVESFYEKTGSMYDKKQMKNHWSLTKEQWKVWIKLIGDSSMKWDPETKLLGASNEDWTNYIKANPEAAQFRYKELQFTDKLEIVFDGTINAGDIEASSRRKRQNGSLTSSLLRRKEQIIMTPDWKNEHLCDDETRSALMVQSTQGTTIASEQSMSSSSPRRAKAIWTPATHKIFIDLCLEQTLKGNKPGTHFTKQGWSNIVESFQKKTGLDYERLQLKNHWDITKEHWKVWSKLIGTSSMKWDPNTNQFGASEEDWENYLQANPEAAQFRFRELELADKLETIFDAMTVIGEFEPASQRRKYNDALTTSWLHYKEPAIPKPDEKTEPLYDAVESRDAVMIQRSAQRVPSTQGKLSYSIGECIDCLDGMEEIEQGSDLYLFALDIFLKKEYREVFLQLKKPSVRIAWLQRLQSLGPPL
- the LOC132186153 gene encoding uncharacterized protein LOC132186153 — encoded protein: MELGGASSSYRVFNGTQFSCPSAFPIKSQTPTGLSSLPCLRPSNASFRISTTPSRRDCSCKATLKQTNMATAKVEKMSGNEFELSGLTALSPLDGRYWSKVKDLAPYMSEYGLIYFRVLVEIKWLLKLSQIPEVTEVPSFSEEAQSYLQGLVDGFSMNDALEIKNIEKVTNHDVKAVEYFLKKKCQLHPEVAKVLEFFHFACTSEDINNLAHALMLKEAMNSAIFPVMDELIKAICNIAKDNAHIPMLSRTHGQPASPTTLGKEMAVFAVRLSRERREISQVEIMGKFAGAVGNYNAHLVAYPDVKWPQIAEDFVKSLGLSFNPYVTQIETHDYMAKLFHAIIQFNNILTDFDRDAWGYISLGYFKQITKAGEIGSSTMPHKVNPIDFENSEGNLGVANGGLSHLSMKLPISRWQRDLTDSTVLRNMGVGLGHSILAYKSTLQGITKLQVNEAHLSEDLNQSWEVLAEPIQTVMRRYGVPEPYEKLKELTRGRAVTKESITEFIKGLDLPEEAKTNLLKLTPHSYVGAAVELARTVDIAVNLVNGVVVFEN
- the LOC132186156 gene encoding uncharacterized protein At2g39920, whose translation is MSAYGHQMEREYSARSLSNRENSGTEMGSRYVMESGFYMTSFAATIFIAGLVTVGVLLITLLIALTVMLQSCQSKSSGVVEIQKPSDDYNDCKIFALYAELNSLEADEFPSICRDFASQYIRVGQYARDLNATMLVVENYFSSIMPLNNVLDVVLIDIDDILSSNLHHINPLMHRFDQFSCSDCIEEAKHLKHLLIFRLYMKLQASGWPLILLSRKSQRQQNATVGHLLSAGYSGWTSLIMRSDDEVHMDSCEYFSRRRAVMQKSGFHIAGVISSHMDALTGPYLGKRIFKLPNAIYYNLERQIGKSVPE